In one Epinephelus moara isolate mb chromosome 6, YSFRI_EMoa_1.0, whole genome shotgun sequence genomic region, the following are encoded:
- the tpi1b gene encoding triosephosphate isomerase B yields MSRKFFVGGNWKMNGDKKSLGELIETMNAAKVDPNVEVVCGAPSIYLDFARSKLDAKFGVAAQNCYKVAKGAFTGEISPAMIKDCGVHWVILGHSERRHVFGESDELIGQKTAHALENGLGVIACIGEKLDEREGGITDKVVHAQTKVIADNVKDWSKVVLAYEPVWAIGTGKTASPQQAQEVHEKLREWLKVNVSEAVANSVRIIYGGSVTGGTCKELASQKDVDGFLVGGASLKPEFVEIINAKA; encoded by the exons ATGAGCAGGAAATTCTTCGTTGGTGGAAACTGGAAGATGAACGGCGACAAGAAGAGCCTCGGGGAGCTCATCGAGACCATGAACGCAGCCAAGGTGGACCCCAATGTCG AGGTGGTCTGTGGTGCTCCTTCAATCTACCTGGACTTCGCCAGGTCCAAGCTGGATGCCAAGTTCGGCGTTGCTGCCCAGAACTGCTACAAAGTTGCCAAGGGTGCCTTCACTGGGGAGATCAG CCCTGCGATGATCAAGGACTGTGGAGTACACTGGGTGATCCTGGGACACTCTGAGAGGCGCCACGTCTTCGGAGAGAGTGATGAG cTCATTGGTCAGAAGACAGCCCACGCTCTGGAGAATGGTCTCGGTGTCATCGCCTGCATCGGTGAGAAGCTGGACGAGAGGGAGGGCGGCATCACCGATAAGGTCGTCCACGCTCAGACCAAGGTCATCGCAG ACAATGTAAAGGACTGGAGCAAGGTCGTGCTTGCGTACGAGCCTGTGTGGGCCATTGGCACCGGCAAGACTGCCTCCCCACAGCAG GCTCAGGAAGTTCATGAGAAACTGAGGGAGTGGCTGAAGGTCAACGTGTCTGAGGCTGTAGCTAACTCTGTGAGGATCATCTACGGAG GCTCTGTGACTGGTGGTACCTGCAAAGAGCTCGCTTCCCAGAAGGACGTTGACGGTTTCCTTGTGGGCGGAGCCTCCCTGAAGCCAGAGTTTGTTGAAATCATCAACGCCAAGGCATAA